ACAGAAACATAGTAACAGCAGTAGCGAAATGATGGCAATTGCGTTGAATCAGTTGTCCTCGTTCGGATTGCGACCATTGCAGGATCTGATGCTGGAATCGAATGGTTCGCTGGAGACGTCCGGTGCACTGCTTCCCAATAGCGGTGGTAATGTCGTATCGTCGTCCTCTGCGACATCCCAAACACACGACACACCGGCACCGTCGCTCATCTCCTCGATCGAATACGTAACGCAGAAAAAACGTCAGCTAGAACAAGAACGCACCTTCGCACTGGCAACACTGGAAATGGCTGGCCTGCAAGCAATGCGTAGCCACAGTACCGAAAGCGGTGGAAAGTTCAAATGTACGGTGTGTAACCGAACGTTCCGCAACGCTTATACGCTCCGGCGGCACACGAACTTGCACACCGAAACGAACCTATTCCCGTGCGAGTATTGTGGTAAGAAATTCAACGATCGCTCAAACTGGAAGATCCATCAGCGTACGCACACCGGCGATAATTTGTACACCTGCCTCGTCTGTCTGAAGACGTTCATCTCTCCCTCTACGCTCAAGTACCATCGGAGATCACACCGGCGGCTCGAATCGTTCGACTGTCGGCTGTGTCCGGACACGTTCGGCAGCTATGATCTGCTGGAGGAACACGCACGTACCACGCACCAGGACATGCAAGACTTGCAGTCGGATGAACCAATGATCGATGCGGCCAGCTTCGTTAAGATTGAACTGGAAGATGGCGAACTGTCCAGCTCGATGGCGGTGGTAAACGATGTGTCCACCACGCGTCTACAGCGCAACGAAGACGCCCGCGAACGACGATCAATCGACCGCAGCAGTGTGGAGGAAGTGCAACTTGCGGAGCTGTACCGTACGCAGCAGATGTTGGAACTTTTTGAAAAACAGTTCCAAACCGAAGCTGCGTCAACCGAGACTGAAATGGCGGAGCGCGAAAACCCGACGGACTTAGGGACGATTCAGGAGCTAAAGGAGCAGGAAGCGGCAGCGATTATGCGAGAAATGCAAGCGCAAATGCAGCCACAGCAAGACGAGGTAGAAGTTAAGGAAGAACCGCTCGATGATTCATTGGAGCTTGATCCCAGTGAGCTGTTGCAGCAAGCGATGGAGGAAACAGCGGACGGTAATGATGAAGGTGAAAGTGGTGACAAACAGGTGAGAAAAGACCGGAGGAAGATATCGTGTGAAGACGCGTAAATATGGAtgaaaaatggggaaaatgttttatggAAAGGTTGATCGGGTTGATACGAGGTGCCCTGGATTACCTTTGTATGGGTAGACCCTTTCGATAGTAaatagcaaaggaaaaatgaagTGGGAACCGATTATCCGATCCCAAATTACGGAGTATTTATCATGTTTATACGTGTACTTTCCGTCATTTCCGACATAATGGCTTTTATATTCTTATATTGCTCATGaaatttgtattgcatttttctttaaatttcaGTTCTCCTCGTCGTCGAGTGCATCCTCATCTCCGTCGGCAGTGATACTGTTCCGCTGCGATTACTGTATGAAAATATTCCACTTCCTTGACGAACTGAACGCTCACATGATACTGCACAACAGTGCTAAGGGCAAGGGCGGCAATGGAGCTGTAATGCTTGGTTCGGCTGCTACCTCCAACACATCTGGTGGAGCTCCCAACACCAGTCCCACCGCTCCATGTTCTTCTGACTCAATGCCAATGCTGGCGCTGATGGGACCAGACGGACCCATTCCGCTAGTATCCGGTGGCGGTGTTAAAGGGCCCAAACCGCGCAAGGCCAAAAGACGGCGCATTCCAGTCGGTCCGGAACAGTCACATGACGCAGAGAACAGTGAGACCGTAGCTCCTTCGTCACCTCCCGAGCATCCTTGCTCGAAGTGCCCCAAAATGTTCCGCACGGAGGAGTTGAAGCGCGTTCATGAAGCGACACACGCCGACGATGAACAGGCCAACAAGGTGCGCAGCTGTCGTATCTGCAACAAGCTGTTTAAATGCGAGTTAAATCTGTTGGCGCACATGCGCAAACATTCGCTCACGGTACTCCAGGGTGCACCGGCTGAAGGGGAACCGGCGGGAGATAGCAGTGGAAACGATGAGTCCTGTTCTTCGTCCTCGCACACCGGTGCTATAACTGCCTCGTTACTACAAGAACCCGCTCACCACGATGTACCACCGGCAGATGAAAGCGATGAAGGTGAAACGGTTGCCCAAACGTCGGATGTGGCCTCGTCCGAAAGTGGAGCCGAGGTTGGTGGATGCGGTGATTCGGCATCACTATCCGCAAACTTTCTTTCCCGTGGTTCGTACCGGAAGTGTGAAATATGTGCCATCACGTTCAAAGATTCGGTCGCTCTCGACAAGCATATGTTGTGCCATTTCGAGCGCAAGGAAGCGATCGCGTTCGTGCCGCAAACGGATCGACCGTTCCAGTGCACCGAGTGCCAGAAAAGCTTCAAGCGAAAGGACTATCTGCTTATACACATACGAACGCACACGGGCGAACGGCGCTACAAGTGTGATCTCTGCTCGAGCGCCTTTGTGCATCCGTCGAATCTGATCACTCACCGGAAGCTACACTCGAGCGAGCGGCCATATCAATGCACGCTGTGCGGCGCAACATTCAAGCTGTTCGCTGGACTCAAGATTCATCGAAGGCGCTGTGAGCAGAAGCTACCGAAGAGCTGGACCGATGGTGTGGCACATGCTGGGTTTGGCGCGGAGCCACACGAAATGGTCGATACTGCTGAGCAAGTAACGACCGACAGTGTGCACTATCCATTCTGAATGGAGATCCGCGGTAAGTCCGGAGCAGCATGTAACTAGTTTTTAACAAGAGCAATCATCGAAAGATTTCTTAAATGGGGATGTAACATCCCCCCCTGCGGTATATCGGATAAGCAAGCAACGAACTGCGATTGTGCGTTTATATATTAGGAGAGCAGTCGTACCCGTTTCCTTATGTTTACTATTATTGCCATTTAGCAACAAGCAGCCAACGGGATTAGTGGTAGCCTGAAATGTGAAATATGAAATGTAACTTGCTTTTGTGTACTATAGAGAACaaaccggttttttttcgattgcccCAGTATAACGCTTTCAGAAGCACACAACATTTTTGCATTAGAAAATAATGTTGAGCATCAGTTTTCTGTGCGCCATATCGtgtttaaattacaaaacaaaacgaagcaaaactaTTCCAAAATGGAAGACGGTTGTATTTCGAAGAGAGAAATGACAAAACCCCATAATTACTAAAAGAGGTTATTCGGGACTTACATACGGGCAACTAGTTGAACAATTACTCAAATAATGTTCAAAAGCTAATTTGCGATTCGCAAAggcccaaaacacacactatCGTGCAAGGTgtaaattgtttccttttttctaccTAGCATCTCACAGACAAACGCGTGCGGATCTGTATGGATTTAGTATTAATTATTAGGGCGCAACGTGTTGTataaggtaaaaaaaaccggtacTGGAATACACCATTTGTTCCTATATCAAGCAACATCCTACTCAGTGATTCGCCGAAATTGTAGCAGAAATAACACATAAGAAATACAATAGGCCAGATTATTCCGAAATGAAATTGTAACATTCTAATTGAAACAGAAACGTAAAGTGAAATACAGCTGTCTGTATAGCTGTTGCTGCGTTTAACTAGCTATTCTGttcgttatgtttttttttgtttttttttcaaactttatTTGAAGGAAGGTAAAAAGTTTACCCCTTGTGAGTGAAGATGCAGTTTTGCAATGGTCGCaaactttacaaaaaatattgtatatTTCAATTCagatcttgttttttttttttattttgtaagtCTTAATGATGCATTTTAGTCATTGCTATTTAAGATAAAGCTACATAAATAGAAACCACTAGATGCGCGATGTTACGTGTTGCGTATAAATGGAGCCTAGGATTATAGTGTATTTAtacgctaaaaaaaaagagctcgTCAATAAGCAACCTTGACAGACTTAAGTACAAGAATTGGTTCAACGGAATGCTCTTAATTATTTGTACGAAAGACGAACATTTATAGCACCGTGAAAATGTTACATCAGTAAACGAAAAAACGGTAAATGCAGTTTCAAAGCAAGAGTGTAAGAGATTCCGCTAACGGTGgtaattattatattaaaacGTCTTCAATGTACGTTAGAGAAAACGAACAATCTACTTACTAGTATGTGTAAGGTATCATGAATCTAATCTATAAATGCCATAGCAATGAAGATGATCGAATAAATctatataaattttaatcaattatGCATCTAAAGAGTTGTGTATCTTCCGAAAGCGGGTCAGTTGCTAAGTCATGTCATCTGCTTTAGAGTCGAGAATAAAGACTCACTTCAAGGGAGGGAATTAAATCGCTATGTGTGAGTTTTTTCATGTTGATCATGATCaccgagaaaaataaaatcttataCTTAACTCACGCCTGTAATAAATAACtctcaaatattttttttaaatctctgTGTGAAAGTTAAATCACATAGGGGTGATTGAAACTCTGCGTGGAGATTTGAATTATCTCACCCCCCTAGTTAGATTGTCTGAATCACTGTGCACATCACTAATCTGTTTAGTAAAAACCCAGGGAATCGAATAAAGTTTCGGACAACAATGTTACGGGCCAAATGCATGGATATGGCTATATTAGACCTCCCGGGTTAAGTAACTAAAGTTACACTAATCGCACAATGAAGCTCTTGCGTAGTGTACACACTGCTTAACGTGCATAACGTATGTAACACCTGGTAACGGTGCACAGCTGTCAACGGCAACTGTTTACAAATGCACACAATCGCAGCAATCGTAAACAGTGCCAGTATCATACTTCTAAGTTTTTTTACACAGTgccgtgtgtgtatttttccgGTTTCCTATTCCCGCTGTCCTTCCGgaaccacacaaaacatcCTGAAAATGACAACCGAATCCGTATGAATGGTACGGGGAAGAAAACCATTGCGCAATCGCGACCGAACGCCACTCGTCCGAAGTGTGATGAACCAAAACACGACCGTCGATGCGTTTTCCAGAGCTAGCAGAAGATCAGTTTGGCAGTGTGCTTGGTAAGATCCACAGTTCCTACGAAGGTGAACCTTAGCGCAGTTCAAGTTAAAGGTTAAGtagccgataaagaaaaaaaaaccattcaaccTTAAAGCTGCTAAAGCATCCTTACGTGACTTTATCGAAACGGGTCGGTGAAGTGAGAAAAGATGGACGTTTGTAGCAGTGGCAGATGAACAGACCAATTTTCGGTGCTCGGTGGACGCgtgtgaaaagtgtttgcCAATTGCGCTTCCATTAGTGCTGGTGAAAACGTAGAGTCTTTCTCAGACGTGCAACGTTGGACGACCAACGGCGAGCCTTCACCATGTCGGCCGGTTCCGGTGGCCTAGGC
This region of Anopheles marshallii chromosome 2, idAnoMarsDA_429_01, whole genome shotgun sequence genomic DNA includes:
- the LOC128719785 gene encoding zinc finger protein Xfin-like; the encoded protein is MVKEIPSSTVVNRDEECLKKSLMEVVKSDSSNLCRLCLSKEQKLTRAFSDERGIDDALLKKIFDCTTVKVKLKNIFPSAICAVCDLKLNEFYKFREKCIENDTFLHNLLDDRMAVKEVDQSVPIVDEQQSRTIAKSGGSAAEQQAATSTTSIPEAQKHSNSSSEMMAIALNQLSSFGLRPLQDLMLESNGSLETSGALLPNSGGNVVSSSSATSQTHDTPAPSLISSIEYVTQKKRQLEQERTFALATLEMAGLQAMRSHSTESGGKFKCTVCNRTFRNAYTLRRHTNLHTETNLFPCEYCGKKFNDRSNWKIHQRTHTGDNLYTCLVCLKTFISPSTLKYHRRSHRRLESFDCRLCPDTFGSYDLLEEHARTTHQDMQDLQSDEPMIDAASFVKIELEDGELSSSMAVVNDVSTTRLQRNEDARERRSIDRSSVEEVQLAELYRTQQMLELFEKQFQTEAASTETEMAERENPTDLGTIQELKEQEAAAIMREMQAQMQPQQDEVEVKEEPLDDSLELDPSELLQQAMEETADGNDEGESGDKQFSSSSSASSSPSAVILFRCDYCMKIFHFLDELNAHMILHNSAKGKGGNGAVMLGSAATSNTSGGAPNTSPTAPCSSDSMPMLALMGPDGPIPLVSGGGVKGPKPRKAKRRRIPVGPEQSHDAENSETVAPSSPPEHPCSKCPKMFRTEELKRVHEATHADDEQANKVRSCRICNKLFKCELNLLAHMRKHSLTVLQGAPAEGEPAGDSSGNDESCSSSSHTGAITASLLQEPAHHDVPPADESDEGETVAQTSDVASSESGAEVGGCGDSASLSANFLSRGSYRKCEICAITFKDSVALDKHMLCHFERKEAIAFVPQTDRPFQCTECQKSFKRKDYLLIHIRTHTGERRYKCDLCSSAFVHPSNLITHRKLHSSERPYQCTLCGATFKLFAGLKIHRRRCEQKLPKSWTDGVAHAGFGAEPHEMVDTAEQVTTDSVHYPF